aattttttatttttaagtaaattatttatatttttaaatataaaataaaattgtactCATTTAGTTTTAGAGTTATAATCATTTATAGCTCGATcaggaaataaataaaatccatttaaaattgttccatcaaaatttATTTCACAGAATCAATATCTAAAATTACAGAAAATGAAGAGTGTCACTTGTGTTTGTTCCCAAATTATAATATAACAACATGAAATAATGATCCGCAGAATAAGCCGTGAAACAGGTATATATGTGTGAAAATGAATAATTTATGTGGCCTCTTATCTGACAGTTATGATACAACGGATTTAGTCATTTAGCTTTGCTACAGCTTTGTTGTTCTTTTAGTTCCTATATGGCTCTTCACTTTATTTTGTAGTCATTAGAACCAAATGATTCTCACAATTTCAATAAAGATACAAATTCAAAACCATTTCAACCTTCTTGATGGTTTGTTTGGCTGCACACTTCATGCAAAAGTTGTTAAAAAGCTTTAATTAAGGTTTCTAGAAATTGTGTGACAATTTTTTAGGTGATATTTCAATTACAACTTGTTTTAGGTGATTTAAGCAATTGATACACTTTGATTCTAATCTCTTTATGGTCAATTGGTGACTTTGATACACATGGCATGGCACATTGCTGGCTCTAGCTTATCCATTTATTTTGTGTGAGATGTACCAAACTCTTACTAGTTTATATTTGTTGACATTGACAATGGCTGCTCTTGTGTATTCATATAAATATTGCTATAAATGGATCTGCTTTCATCTACCAGAAACTTCTATTCTATAtagtttcaattttaataaaagtaACACTGCAAGATTGTTTTCCGCGTCTCGTGTATATATCTATCTTTTGACAGAAGATTGAATATTGTGTTAGGTCTTTTGTAGTTAGCAAATAGAAAAATGAATGCACTTGCAGCTACCAACAGGAACTTTAAGTTGGCTTCTAGACTCTTGGGATTGGATTCCAAACTTGAGAAAAGTTTACTCATTCCATTCAGAGAGATCAAGGTAATTAAACATGCAAAATTGTTCTTTATTCTTGCAAATTTGTTTATTGCTCTTGTTTTGTATGTTCTGTTTTATGCTTATGTTGTTAAAATAAAACTGTTGTGTGATGAAAAATCAGGTTGAATGTACCATTCCGAAAGACGACGGAACGTTGCAGTCTTACATTGGGTTTCGGGTTCAACATGATAACGCTAGAGGCCCTATGAAAGGAGGGATCAGATACCATCCTGAGGTTATTTATATTCTAACATTACGAAATCTTATAGAaacaaaactagaaataaaaagtTCTGATTCTGAATGGTTTATTGGACTGATTAGGTTGATCCTGATGAAGTGAATGCTTTAGCACAACTAATGACATGGAAAACAGCTGTAGCGAATATACCTTACGGTGGCGCGAAAGGAGGGATAGGATGTAACCCTTCAGAGCTAAGTATATCTGAGTTAGAGAGGCTTACCAGAGTTTTTACTCAGAAAATTCATGATCTAATTGGAACTCACATGGATGTGCCTGCACCTGATATGGGAACAGGACCACAGGTTAGTAGTGCACAGGCTTAGAAATTTCTGAAACTTTAACTTTTGGAATCCAAATTATCTTATTGTATGGTATGTATGCAGACCATGGCATGGATACTTGATGAATATTCCAAATTTCACGGATACTCGCCTGCAGTTGTGACAGGAAAGCCAATAGTAAGTAGTTGTTTGTTTGTGATTCTAGCTTCATTCCCATGGCAACTGAGCTTAGAGAAAACCATGCTTAATAAAccattcaattttttaattttactttctttttcaaACTAGGATCTTGGTGGATCTCTAGGTAGAGATGCAGCTACAGGAAGAGGAGTCCTCTTTGCAACAGAGGCTTTACTGAATGAAAATGGGAAAAGTATATCTGGACAACGATTCGTTATTCAGGTATTTTTTATGCCCATTATTTTATTGTTAGGAATcaaaagtatttttggatttagCATTTTGATCCGAAATTGTGTATTTTTTTTCAGGGTTTTGGAAATGTAGGATCTTGGGCTGCACAATTGATTGATGAGAAAGGTGGAAAAATTGTTGCTGTGAGTGACATAACAGGAGCCATAAAGAACAGCAAAGGTATTGACATTCCAAGCCTACTCAAGCATACTAAAGAGACCAGGGGAGTAAAAGGATTTGATGGTGCTGATTCATTTGATCCAAACTCGATATTACTAGAAGACTGTGATGTTTTAATCCCAGCAGCTCTTGGGGGTGTCATCAACAGGTGGTGCTTTTCTATTGTAAAGTTGAATGATAATGGGAAGATCTAAGGCTAATTCACTTTGTTATTCTTTTGGTATTGTTGAAGGGAAAATGCAAATGAAATCAAGGCAAAATTTATAGTAGAAGCAGCCAATCACCCGACTGATCCAGAAGCTGATGAGGTTAGTTTCATATTCTTTTTTCTCTccttctctttctcaaacaagtTTAGAATGAAGAAATGAATGCTATGTTGTTAAACTACCTTCTTAACTTGCAGATTCTAAAGAAAAAGGGTGTTGTGATCCTCCCTGACATATATGCAAATTCAGGAGGTGTTACTGTTAGTTACTTTGAGTGGGTTCAGGTAACAGCTATATTTATATAATCAAACTCTAATTTCATATAGAATCGAAGACTTATAATCTATATAGCACAGAGCCACAGACACTTTATATTGAAGACTTAGCGATATAACTTTAAAGATATAACTTTAAAGatatttcaaattattattaatgGTTATTTGTCATGTCAATGTCATGTCTGGTGTTTGTGTCGGAACGTCAGTGTAAACTCTTTTAATCTAATCTTTTGTTGTGCTTGTGTGGTAATTTTTGTGATGCACAGAACATACAAGGGTTCATGTGGGATGAGGAGAAAGTGAACAATGAGCTAAAAAACTACATGACCAGGGGATTCAAAGATGTGAAAGACATGTGCAAAACTCATGAATGTGATCTTCGAATGGGAGCATTCAGTCTAGGAGTTAACCGTGTGGCAAGGGCTACTGTCCTTAGGGGTTGGGAAGCATGAGAACTTGTTGTTGCTTTAAATAAAAGAGAGCTTTTAGTCTCGGTTAAAAAGTTTTTGTTGCTTTCATGTGTTATGTGAGTTGTATTTTCACCGCAAACTTTGTCACAGATTAAAAATGAGGACTCTGTACTTTTCTTGAGTTAATATTCTATTTGCTAACTGAGTTAGCTACATGCATTTTTACACCTAATGTCTCATACTCCCCTTACAATACTAGGGATTGAGATCCTATTAAGCTCAATATCCACCATATTATTAATATAACTTACCAAGCTAGCAGCTTCTGGGCTACATTATCAACTTCAGCTCAATTGTATTCTTCTAAACTCTGCTTCTTACATTTACTTGTAGTGCGATGAACAGTTCACTTGGCCGACATTATATAAAAGAGCAACCCATTTAAGAGCAATTGTAAGGACCAAAAAGAAAGCGATTGTTGACATCACCcataaaaaaaaactcttaacaATCGTTAGTTTAACACTCTATTGTGAATAGCGGGTGAGGCCGCTTTCGGTGGTGCTGATACAGCGGAAATGGTGAAGCGGCTTGAGCGGCCGTGATATCGGGTCCTGGAGCGGTTCAGACGCGACCTGAAGCGgccgtttttctattttttgcaAACTGGATCGAGTCAAAAAACTTAAGTTAAAAATGTAAAAATCCTAATTCTGATTGTTCGAAAGCATTTCAGTAGCGATTTGGTTTTGTTTTCTCGTATGACACGACACTTCTCTCCTTCATACATCACCATCGGAGCTGCTATTGCTCTCCATCGCTCATTAAATATGTTTGCTCCATCGTTCTCTTCTCTCCATTCCACATCATCAACTATGCTTCAAGTATTTTGGTTCTGTTCCATCATCATCTTTATTTCTGCTTCTGTTATTTTGTTTCTtgctttatttaatttctgcctCTACCTCTACCAACAACCATGACAACTCCTCCAACTAATTCTACTCAACCATTATCATCCAAGAACAATATCAAAGAATAGCAAACAGGCTAGAATGATGCTTGTGATAAGAAAGCATGAGCAATACATAGCTCTTTTTTATTGGAATGAGATTGATTTCACTGTTGCAAATTCAAACATAAATTTAATAATCAAGAATATATTAGAGGATCAAGAGGATGCTAGTGGCAAAGGAAGTGAAGATGAAGACGACTTAGGTTAACCGCATCACGCCTCTTTCCGAGATTAAGAGCATAACTTTAACATTAATATGCAAAAATAAGCCACCATTGTGAAAATGAAGAACATATATTTTCTTGCACCACTATCAGACTATAACGTTCTATTGAGATATCGGACTGAAATAGGCAAGGATTACTGTGAGTATCATCACACCTAGTAAGTTAACAGACCAAGATCAAATAGAACCCTACAATACATTAGAAAATAGATAGAAATTCAACATCAATTCAAATTGAAACACTGTCCGAACAAAATGATTGAACCAAAAACAAAAATTACATAAAATGGTGATTCTCTTAGTATCTACCCCTTCCCCGGAAAGGAGCACCACGTC
The Vicia villosa cultivar HV-30 ecotype Madison, WI linkage group LG6, Vvil1.0, whole genome shotgun sequence genome window above contains:
- the LOC131609927 gene encoding glutamate dehydrogenase 1; amino-acid sequence: MNALAATNRNFKLASRLLGLDSKLEKSLLIPFREIKVECTIPKDDGTLQSYIGFRVQHDNARGPMKGGIRYHPEVDPDEVNALAQLMTWKTAVANIPYGGAKGGIGCNPSELSISELERLTRVFTQKIHDLIGTHMDVPAPDMGTGPQTMAWILDEYSKFHGYSPAVVTGKPIDLGGSLGRDAATGRGVLFATEALLNENGKSISGQRFVIQGFGNVGSWAAQLIDEKGGKIVAVSDITGAIKNSKGIDIPSLLKHTKETRGVKGFDGADSFDPNSILLEDCDVLIPAALGGVINRENANEIKAKFIVEAANHPTDPEADEILKKKGVVILPDIYANSGGVTVSYFEWVQNIQGFMWDEEKVNNELKNYMTRGFKDVKDMCKTHECDLRMGAFSLGVNRVARATVLRGWEA